The Candidatus Hydrogenedens sp. genome includes a window with the following:
- a CDS encoding glycoside hydrolase family 38 C-terminal domain-containing protein, with the protein MRKEKKYVHFISNTHWDREWLYSFQETRMQLIEFFRKLLDILEKHEEYRAFVLDSQVVPVEDYLEVFPGERERIEKQVKLGRLLIGPWYTCPECFQVGSESIIRNLLFGHVIAKEYGKVMKVGHTPFSYGQISQLPQIYKGFGIHIALFYHGVSHEEVPNEFWWVGADGTKILASQMSSQARYNFYHQVYRTVVYEMGPNERVWSWEKGGIPFRLADKASQYEHFVLLQPVKKFNETLLKECVKKLFKSECEVSKTRHIAFMMGHDSSVPDELEICLIRETQEVLDGHIVKHSDYHEYAEQVLKEANEIELPTLYGERRTPKPMPRIYHLYSDVLSSRTRVKQANYHAECKLQRLAEPLAVLGACFGMEYPGEILKLAWRELLRSHAHDTISGSGVDIIEQDTLHRLRQVQEISRSVLRRAIAHCQKNIDFSNEKEDAVLITIYNPLPQEREETVTAVIELPKTERISEFALENTDTGEEVPLQLHSQEIGQSVVTHLEDAKYVLNVRRYYVSFNCSKVPALGYTSYRVKYGKSFSRGSLLTSDRVMENQYMRVAIRDDGTFDIFHKPSEKIYCGLGYLVDDGEVGHAWMHIPPANNEVIDSRPFPKKIALVDDGPFSATYKIEYEMLVPAQMVASNDDLCDRLDGVGNNARRSIRQINIPVQMFVTLKYLSRSLELVVKLVNNARDHRLRIAFPTNIDTDVARVESAFDILDREIVPGPDNPWKHTTNATFPQYRFIDLDDTWGGLAIINDGLREYEVSRDLTRTVYITLLRAYTVHLATVAKNWESHPEMVLAQCPGEHEFHFRIYPHAGGTIKGCVMQETEAVCSPLQPVQAGCSKGTLPQTLSLLKIEPDIITMSALKIAEDKTGYILRFYNPSTEPIEATLRYGININEAYEVNLEEIVIQKLDISSENTIKIQCNPKKIVTVKFVI; encoded by the coding sequence ATGAGAAAAGAAAAGAAATATGTCCATTTTATTTCAAACACCCATTGGGATCGGGAGTGGTTATATTCATTTCAAGAGACAAGGATGCAGTTGATAGAATTTTTCCGCAAACTTCTGGATATTCTTGAAAAACATGAAGAATATAGGGCATTTGTGTTAGATAGTCAGGTTGTTCCAGTGGAGGATTATTTAGAGGTATTTCCGGGTGAACGAGAACGAATTGAGAAACAGGTTAAATTGGGTAGGCTACTTATAGGACCGTGGTATACCTGTCCAGAATGTTTTCAGGTAGGAAGTGAATCTATAATCCGAAATTTGCTTTTTGGACATGTGATAGCAAAGGAATATGGTAAGGTTATGAAAGTTGGGCACACCCCATTTTCGTATGGGCAGATATCTCAATTACCACAGATTTATAAAGGTTTTGGAATACATATAGCCCTGTTTTATCACGGAGTTAGCCATGAGGAAGTGCCAAATGAATTTTGGTGGGTAGGTGCCGATGGAACAAAGATATTAGCCAGCCAGATGAGTAGTCAGGCGAGGTATAATTTTTATCATCAAGTATATCGCACCGTGGTTTATGAGATGGGACCCAATGAACGTGTCTGGTCGTGGGAGAAGGGGGGAATCCCTTTCCGACTTGCCGACAAAGCATCCCAGTATGAACACTTTGTGTTGCTACAACCTGTGAAGAAATTTAATGAAACTTTATTAAAGGAATGCGTTAAAAAATTATTTAAATCTGAGTGTGAAGTTAGTAAAACTCGGCACATTGCCTTTATGATGGGGCATGATAGTAGTGTCCCAGACGAATTAGAAATATGCCTTATTCGTGAAACTCAGGAAGTGCTTGACGGACATATTGTTAAACATTCTGATTATCATGAATATGCGGAACAGGTGTTGAAGGAAGCAAACGAAATAGAACTACCAACCCTTTATGGGGAACGACGTACGCCGAAACCCATGCCCCGAATTTATCATCTATATAGTGACGTTCTTTCGAGTCGTACGCGTGTAAAACAAGCAAACTATCATGCGGAATGTAAACTTCAGCGGTTAGCAGAACCCCTTGCTGTTTTGGGTGCTTGCTTCGGTATGGAATATCCAGGAGAAATTTTAAAACTCGCATGGAGAGAATTGCTTCGGTCTCATGCACATGATACTATTTCTGGTTCTGGTGTTGATATTATTGAGCAAGACACATTACATCGTTTACGTCAAGTTCAGGAAATATCCCGTAGCGTTCTACGTAGAGCAATCGCACATTGTCAAAAAAATATAGATTTTTCTAATGAAAAAGAGGATGCGGTACTCATTACTATATATAACCCTCTTCCTCAAGAGAGGGAAGAGACTGTTACTGCTGTTATCGAATTGCCAAAAACGGAACGGATTAGTGAATTTGCCTTAGAAAACACAGATACAGGTGAGGAGGTTCCTCTGCAATTACATTCTCAGGAGATAGGGCAATCTGTTGTAACCCACCTTGAAGATGCAAAGTATGTTTTAAATGTTCGTCGTTATTATGTTTCGTTTAATTGTTCAAAGGTGCCAGCCTTGGGATATACATCATATCGTGTGAAATATGGTAAGTCATTCTCACGTGGTTCATTACTTACCAGTGACCGTGTGATGGAAAATCAATATATGCGGGTTGCTATTCGTGATGACGGGACTTTTGATATATTCCATAAGCCTTCTGAAAAGATATATTGTGGACTTGGTTATCTTGTAGATGATGGTGAAGTTGGGCACGCATGGATGCATATACCACCTGCAAATAATGAAGTTATTGATAGTCGCCCTTTCCCTAAAAAGATAGCCCTTGTTGATGATGGTCCATTTTCTGCTACTTATAAGATAGAATATGAGATGTTGGTGCCAGCACAAATGGTGGCTTCAAATGATGATTTGTGTGACCGTCTTGATGGTGTTGGGAATAACGCACGTCGAAGTATCCGTCAAATAAATATACCAGTTCAAATGTTTGTTACCTTAAAATATCTGTCCCGTTCATTGGAACTCGTGGTAAAACTTGTTAATAATGCACGTGACCACCGCTTACGTATTGCTTTTCCAACAAACATTGATACGGATGTTGCTCGAGTCGAATCGGCGTTTGATATTTTAGACCGTGAAATCGTCCCTGGACCCGATAATCCATGGAAACATACTACTAATGCAACCTTTCCACAATACCGCTTTATTGATTTAGATGATACTTGGGGCGGATTGGCAATTATAAATGATGGATTACGTGAATACGAAGTTTCTCGCGACCTGACTCGAACCGTCTACATCACATTGCTACGGGCATATACAGTTCATTTAGCGACTGTGGCAAAAAATTGGGAGTCGCATCCAGAAATGGTGTTAGCTCAATGCCCTGGTGAACATGAATTTCATTTTAGAATTTATCCACATGCGGGGGGAACTATTAAAGGGTGTGTTATGCAAGAGACAGAGGCGGTCTGTTCGCCCTTGCAACCTGTACAGGCAGGTTGTTCTAAAGGGACTTTGCCACAGACTCTGTCTTTGCTGAAAATAGAACCAGACATAATAACAATGTCTGCATTGAAAATTGCAGAGGATAAAACAGGTTATATTCTTAGATTTTATAATCCTTCAACGGAACCTATCGAAGCCACTCTCAGGTATGGTATAAACATTAACGAAGCATATGAGGTAAATCTTGAGGAAATTGTGATACAAAAATTAGACATATCTTCGGAGAATACAATAAAAATACAATGCAACCCCAAAAAGATAGTTACGGTTAAATTTGTGATATAA
- a CDS encoding ferredoxin family protein: MAFVVCEPCINCKYTNCVEVCPVACFHEGKNMLVIDPDECIDCAVCVDECPVRAIYSVDEVPEIWKEYIQLNAKYSKLLPVIRNSKPTSPDSENFRTITVKRHLFDPTPGTGN, translated from the coding sequence ATGGCTTTTGTTGTCTGTGAACCATGTATTAATTGCAAGTATACGAATTGTGTGGAGGTATGCCCAGTGGCATGTTTCCATGAGGGGAAAAATATGCTTGTAATTGACCCTGATGAATGTATTGATTGTGCTGTGTGTGTAGATGAATGCCCTGTCCGCGCTATATATTCTGTGGATGAAGTACCTGAGATATGGAAGGAATATATACAACTTAATGCAAAATATTCAAAACTCTTGCCCGTAATAAGAAATAGCAAGCCGACCTCTCCTGACTCTGAAAATTTTCGGACTATAACTGTAAAACGGCATCTGTTTGACCCGACCCCAGGTACTGGAAATTAA
- the dnaJ gene encoding molecular chaperone DnaJ: MVRGKDLYEILGVSKNATQEEIRRAYLKLAHKYHPDKTGGDKEAEEKLKEINAAYDVLKNPEKRAQYDRYGTVDGQPFDTGGFTGGFSRGFEGFGEGFESPFDDLFDMIFGSGSRRTSRRSSAQRGSDVETTLTITLKESATGARKRVRYICKEQCSECHGTGSAPGYQPETCPQCGGTGQIRASQGFFSITRTCPQCHGVGKYISKPCLRCGGQGRVTATRETDVNIPPGVDEGTTLRSVGDGESGIGGGPPGDLYIHLQIKSHPLFERKGNDLYCEVPITLSQAILGTTIKVPTLIDGSIDLIIPSGTQSGDLLRKKGLGMPRLNSRGRGDLYYKIIVEVPVRLSKRQEELLHEFDDLANSKNYPKHWKFREIKDQNLE, encoded by the coding sequence ATGGTGCGTGGAAAAGATTTATACGAAATATTAGGTGTTTCGAAAAATGCTACTCAGGAGGAGATACGTCGTGCCTATTTGAAATTGGCACATAAATATCATCCTGACAAGACAGGTGGAGATAAAGAAGCAGAAGAAAAACTAAAGGAAATTAATGCGGCATACGACGTTTTGAAAAATCCTGAGAAGCGTGCCCAATATGACCGATATGGCACGGTAGACGGTCAGCCTTTTGATACTGGAGGCTTTACTGGTGGCTTTTCACGTGGTTTTGAGGGATTTGGAGAAGGGTTTGAATCGCCGTTTGATGATTTGTTTGATATGATTTTTGGCTCTGGTTCGCGACGCACTTCCCGTAGGAGTTCAGCACAGCGAGGAAGTGATGTCGAAACGACATTAACAATTACCTTAAAAGAATCGGCTACTGGAGCAAGAAAACGGGTACGTTATATATGCAAGGAACAATGTAGTGAATGTCATGGGACTGGTTCCGCACCTGGATACCAACCCGAGACCTGTCCACAGTGTGGTGGAACTGGACAAATTCGTGCATCGCAAGGATTTTTTAGTATTACACGAACCTGTCCACAATGTCATGGTGTCGGAAAATATATTTCAAAACCTTGCCTTCGTTGTGGTGGTCAAGGAAGAGTCACCGCAACACGCGAAACAGATGTGAATATTCCACCTGGAGTAGATGAAGGTACCACTTTACGTTCTGTCGGGGATGGTGAGTCTGGTATAGGTGGTGGTCCTCCTGGTGACCTTTATATCCACCTCCAGATTAAAAGCCATCCGTTGTTTGAACGGAAAGGGAACGACCTTTACTGTGAAGTTCCTATAACCCTATCTCAGGCGATATTAGGGACTACAATCAAAGTGCCTACCCTAATAGATGGCTCAATTGACCTAATTATTCCGAGTGGAACCCAATCTGGCGATTTGTTGCGGAAGAAAGGATTGGGGATGCCCCGTTTGAATAGTCGTGGGAGGGGTGACCTCTATTATAAAATAATTGTTGAGGTTCCAGTACGGTTATCAAAAAGGCAAGAGGAATTATTACATGAGTTTGACGACTTAGCCAATTCAAAAAATTATCCTAAACACTGGAAATTCCGAGAGATTAAAGACCAGAATTTGGAATAA